One segment of Mycoplasma sp. E35C DNA contains the following:
- a CDS encoding CNNM domain-containing protein produces the protein MNSESPSLSGTASNLNDSQTIAIYVLYGILIFGFLIISIIFSASETAFTSLTSFKWNSYIKEHKLQKKLKTKIINKLLKNFTLTLSTILICNNIANIIISTLSTLLFNKIVPDETLASSIAIFVTTFITLLIGEIVPKSIAKFRPIKTVLLFSFILGFFYYLVLPITYLLSKMFKKYSKTQTSEKEVAFFIDEVKNEGILEEEEALLIKNAINFDEITIDKKMVKWSEVTYAHEHSSISLIKKHFLTDNVSRIPIVNDENKTIGVLHLKEYLSIVENKDEDNWINYLTKPLYVLSDFKLDEVLRSMQRNRVQLAIVVNNFNDYESIGIISMEDLLEQLVGRIYDEQDEVGMVQELNNNTWLVDSSINAQYFLHKYINAEIDVKKNIKLLEYINNNKEHHAKFENDIYYDDYMSVKYVKDNQDTTIKLLEISKNEFQATEANLI, from the coding sequence ATGAACTCTGAAAGTCCGTCCCTCTCGGGTACAGCATCAAATCTAAATGATAGCCAAACGATAGCTATTTATGTGCTTTATGGCATTTTAATCTTTGGATTTTTAATTATTTCAATTATTTTTTCAGCTTCTGAAACAGCTTTTACTAGCTTAACTAGTTTCAAATGGAATAGTTACATCAAAGAACATAAGCTGCAAAAAAAGCTTAAAACAAAGATTATCAATAAACTGTTAAAGAATTTTACTTTAACCTTATCAACGATATTAATTTGCAATAATATCGCAAATATTATTATTTCTACGTTATCAACGTTGCTGTTTAATAAGATTGTGCCAGATGAAACATTAGCTTCATCGATTGCGATTTTTGTAACAACATTTATTACGTTGCTGATTGGAGAAATTGTTCCTAAATCAATAGCTAAATTCCGACCAATCAAAACAGTATTATTATTTAGCTTCATCTTAGGATTTTTTTATTATTTAGTTTTGCCAATAACTTATTTATTGTCAAAAATGTTTAAAAAATATTCAAAAACTCAAACTAGTGAAAAAGAAGTTGCTTTTTTCATTGATGAAGTTAAAAATGAAGGAATTTTAGAAGAAGAAGAAGCGTTATTAATCAAAAATGCGATTAATTTTGATGAAATTACCATTGATAAAAAAATGGTGAAATGATCAGAAGTTACTTATGCACATGAACATAGTTCGATTTCGTTGATTAAAAAACACTTTTTAACTGATAACGTTTCAAGAATTCCGATTGTTAATGATGAAAATAAAACAATTGGAGTTTTACATTTAAAAGAATATTTAAGTATTGTTGAAAACAAAGATGAAGATAATTGAATTAATTATCTAACTAAACCGTTGTATGTATTGTCAGATTTCAAACTCGATGAAGTATTAAGATCGATGCAGCGCAACAGGGTGCAATTAGCAATTGTTGTTAATAATTTCAATGATTATGAATCAATCGGAATTATTAGTATGGAAGATCTATTAGAACAACTTGTTGGTCGAATTTATGACGAACAAGATGAAGTTGGTATGGTCCAAGAATTAAATAACAATACATGGTTGGTTGATTCATCAATTAATGCTCAATATTTTTTACATAAATACATTAATGCTGAAATTGATGTGAAAAAGAATATTAAATTATTAGAATATATCAATAACAACAAAGAACATCATGCTAAATTTGAGAACGATATTTATTATGATGACTATATGAGTGTTAAGTATGTCAAAGACAATCAAGACACAACCATTAAGTTGTTAGAAATTTCCAAAAACGAATTTCAAGCCACTGAAGCTAATTTAATTTAA